A stretch of the Sphingobacterium thalpophilum genome encodes the following:
- a CDS encoding NADH-quinone oxidoreductase subunit D: protein MANPKYRTALDRYEKHLTDISSQEMVLNMGPQHPSTHGVLRLQLITDGEVVKEVVPHLGYLHRCFDKHAESLNYGKTIPFTDRLDYLASMNNSHAFVMGVERMLGLDSKIPKRIEYIRVLVCELNRIASHLIAIGTYGIDIGATTPFLWCFRDREHIMNMLEWASGSRMLYNYIWVGGLFYDLPVGFENRCMEFVRYFKPKLVELDEILTSNQIFISRTANIGVLPPEVAINYGVSGPMLRASGIKWDLRRIDAYSVYPEIEFDIPIGKGEMGTIGDCWDRYKVRVDEVKESVRIVEQCLERLQKEYARTPDFDPRALVPKKVNLKAQDYYIRAENPKGELGFYFVTKEKSDIPLRVKSRGPSFNNLSVISELGKGVLIADLIAILGSIDIVLGEVDR, encoded by the coding sequence ATGGCTAATCCAAAATATAGAACGGCATTGGACCGTTACGAAAAGCATCTGACCGATATTTCAAGCCAGGAAATGGTCTTAAACATGGGGCCTCAACATCCATCTACGCATGGCGTATTGCGGTTGCAGTTGATTACTGATGGCGAGGTGGTGAAGGAGGTCGTGCCCCATCTCGGATACCTGCATCGCTGTTTTGATAAACATGCAGAGTCTTTAAACTACGGAAAGACGATTCCTTTTACCGATCGGCTGGACTATCTGGCTTCGATGAATAATAGCCATGCTTTTGTGATGGGTGTAGAACGCATGCTGGGACTGGACAGCAAAATTCCGAAGCGAATTGAGTATATACGGGTACTGGTCTGCGAACTTAATCGAATCGCATCACACCTTATTGCAATAGGGACTTACGGCATCGATATAGGAGCCACGACACCTTTTCTTTGGTGTTTTAGGGATAGGGAACATATTATGAATATGCTGGAGTGGGCGTCAGGCTCGCGGATGCTATACAATTATATCTGGGTAGGTGGCCTGTTTTATGACCTGCCTGTGGGCTTTGAAAACAGGTGTATGGAGTTTGTCCGTTACTTTAAGCCTAAATTGGTGGAGCTGGACGAAATACTCACTTCAAATCAGATTTTTATATCCCGAACGGCAAATATTGGCGTTCTCCCACCAGAGGTAGCCATTAATTACGGGGTGTCAGGTCCTATGCTACGCGCGTCAGGTATCAAATGGGATTTGAGACGTATCGATGCTTACTCTGTCTATCCGGAGATAGAATTTGACATTCCGATCGGTAAGGGGGAGATGGGGACTATAGGAGACTGTTGGGATCGGTATAAAGTCCGTGTGGATGAAGTCAAAGAATCGGTCCGAATTGTGGAGCAATGCTTAGAACGTCTGCAAAAAGAATATGCGCGCACTCCCGATTTTGATCCTCGGGCGCTGGTTCCTAAAAAAGTCAATCTGAAGGCACAGGACTATTACATACGTGCGGAAAACCCCAAGGGTGAACTTGGCTTCTATTTCGTGACAAAAGAGAAATCGGATATCCCTTTGCGGGTAAAATCCCGGGGACCGAGTTTCAATAACCTGTCTGTCATTTCTGAACTCGGCAAAGGGGTTTTAATTGCGGATTTGATTGCTATCTTAGGATCGATTGATATCGTGTTGGGGGAGGTGGACCGTTAA